In Actinoplanes lobatus, the DNA window GTTCCGTCCGCGCGATGTCCGTGTACCGGTTTTCCGCCGACCAGTCATCGTCCCGGTTGGCCGAGAGATGGGTGTTGATCACGACCACTTCGCCGTCATCGGTATCGACGGTCACGACCAGTGCACCCTTGCGCATCAGATACTCCGGCCGGGCCGGCGCCGTCAACGGGAACCGGACGAACCGTGACCGCGTCACCGGCCACCGGGACAGCACCACCAGGCCGCCTTTGAGCAGGACCGTCCCGGCCGAGACCCGATGCGGATACCGCGGGATCAGATGCCGGTACATGACCTCCTGCAGGCAGACGACGTCGTACCGGGACTTTTCAAGGATCTCGCCGAGTACCCGCAGCCGCGGTCGGACATCCCCTTTGAACAGTGCGTTCAACGTCAACAGTCGCAGTGTGATCCCACCTCATCGAGCGTTCTCCCCGGGACGGACCATACCGGTCTCGTAGGCGAGGATCACCGCCTGAACCCGGTCGCGGAGCTTGAGTTTGGGCAGGATCCGCTTCATGTGGGTTTTCACGGTCGACTCCTCGACGAACAGCTCCGTCGCGATCTCCGCATTCGACAGACCCCGCGCCACCAGCGTCAGCACATCCCGCTCCCGGGCGGTCAGCACCCGCAGCCGCCGCGTTGTCTCCGGATCCGGCGGCGTGGCCGTCGTCATCCGGTCGATGACCGTTCGCGTGACCGATGGCGACAGCAGCGACTCGCCGGCCGCGACCGTGTGAATGGCTTCGATCAGCTGCTCCGG includes these proteins:
- a CDS encoding response regulator; this encodes MTEVLRVLIVDDDDLMRAGLRAVLSSDDRIAVVGEAADGREAVTQARALLPDVVLMDVRMPQQDGIAATRDLSAVVPEVRVLILTTFEDDDYVFGALNAGASGFLLKRTRPEQLIEAIHTVAAGESLLSPSVTRTVIDRMTTATPPDPETTRRLRVLTARERDVLTLVARGLSNAEIATELFVEESTVKTHMKRILPKLKLRDRVQAVILAYETGMVRPGENAR
- a CDS encoding endonuclease/exonuclease/phosphatase family protein — its product is MTLNALFKGDVRPRLRVLGEILEKSRYDVVCLQEVMYRHLIPRYPHRVSAGTVLLKGGLVVLSRWPVTRSRFVRFPLTAPARPEYLMRKGALVVTVDTDDGEVVVINTHLSANRDDDWSAENRYTDIARTELGVLARQVAAVDPGAPVVVTGDLNVPRDSVVLREFLNETGLRDVLAGDARPTYRPTPGWPNPPAFDHILVRPPMTGAAQLVFQDEVTLADGRHAYLSDHYGVEADLILRPAG